A window of the Arcobacter sp. F155 genome harbors these coding sequences:
- a CDS encoding response regulator transcription factor, with translation MKVLLLEDDPALNDLLNEHLCDQGFDVTLCTNGQEALEYLIDEVFDFALLDINTPIMTGIDVLKTIRTDYKNQTPVIILTAFQDMKHLKESFESGVDDYIKKPFDLEELDQRIKKLCKQFNLGNESEVKISDEILFLPELCQINLNGEVKHLAQKERDILSYFCKHRNRVVSSEELLQNIWAYEEMPTDATIRVYIKNLRETLGKDRIQTIRGIGYKFE, from the coding sequence TTGAAAGTTCTACTTCTTGAAGACGACCCAGCACTAAATGATTTATTAAATGAACACCTTTGTGACCAAGGTTTTGATGTGACTTTGTGTACAAATGGACAAGAGGCATTAGAGTATTTAATTGATGAAGTTTTTGATTTTGCACTACTTGATATAAATACTCCAATCATGACTGGTATTGATGTTTTAAAAACAATTAGAACTGATTATAAAAATCAAACACCAGTGATAATCCTAACAGCTTTTCAAGATATGAAACATTTAAAAGAGTCTTTTGAAAGTGGAGTTGATGATTATATTAAAAAGCCTTTTGATTTAGAAGAGTTAGACCAAAGAATTAAAAAACTATGTAAACAGTTTAACTTAGGTAATGAGAGTGAAGTTAAAATTAGTGATGAAATTCTATTTTTACCAGAACTTTGTCAAATTAATTTAAATGGAGAAGTAAAACATCTTGCTCAAAAAGAGAGAGATATTCTAAGCTATTTTTGTAAACATAGAAATAGAGTAGTTTCAAGTGAAGAGTTACTTCAAAATATTTGGGCATATGAAGAGATGCCAACTGATGCAACAATTAGAGTTTATATCAAAAACCTAAGGGAAACTTTGGGAAAAGATAGAATTCAAACAATAAGAGGAATAGGGTACAAATTTGAATAA
- a CDS encoding HAMP domain-containing sensor histidine kinase has product MNKNERNALLSFLAIYISSAMLLLAVLFYFYYQEQYKSLQKSCSMELINASMSIKTDILNAYMHEKKYVPKAFKDERIRYALYDKDKKFLFSNLDRKDAVDFTKRFYEKAEQHFYVLKLQENNIPIRYIVTETCRGVENMNDLKIYLAIIFILSSVFIGFVAFFLAKLLLKPVREKVTDMDNFIKDSAHELNTPVSVLMTSVSMLKNGKNPEKMMKYILSSSKQISQIYNDIHFSAFNDINESMEEKFALNSLIEDSVEFFNDISVTKNINIEAKIEELEVYMDRTKAQKLVNNLLSNAIKYSKNNSTIKVSLINGIFKVEDFGIGISEKEQKEIFKRFKRGKNIEGGFGIGLDIVNRICKSYNLKINLDSKENQGSTFSIDFTSVICQ; this is encoded by the coding sequence TTGAATAAAAATGAGAGAAATGCACTACTTAGTTTTTTAGCAATTTATATTAGCTCAGCAATGCTTTTATTAGCTGTACTATTTTATTTTTACTATCAAGAGCAATATAAGTCTTTACAAAAAAGCTGTAGTATGGAGCTAATTAATGCGTCTATGAGTATTAAAACTGATATTTTAAATGCCTATATGCATGAGAAAAAATATGTTCCAAAAGCTTTTAAAGATGAAAGAATAAGATATGCTTTATATGACAAAGATAAAAAGTTTTTATTCTCTAATTTAGATAGAAAAGATGCAGTAGATTTTACAAAGAGATTCTATGAAAAAGCTGAACAACACTTTTACGTGCTAAAACTACAAGAGAATAATATTCCTATTCGATATATAGTTACAGAAACGTGTCGTGGTGTAGAAAACATGAATGACTTAAAGATTTACCTAGCTATTATTTTTATATTAAGTTCTGTATTTATAGGTTTTGTAGCCTTTTTCCTTGCAAAACTTTTATTAAAACCTGTTAGAGAAAAAGTTACTGATATGGATAACTTTATAAAAGATTCAGCCCATGAATTAAATACTCCTGTTTCAGTATTAATGACTTCTGTTTCAATGCTAAAAAATGGTAAAAATCCAGAAAAGATGATGAAGTATATATTAAGTAGTTCAAAACAGATTTCTCAGATATACAATGATATTCATTTTTCCGCTTTTAATGATATAAATGAAAGCATGGAAGAGAAATTTGCTTTAAATAGTTTAATTGAAGACAGCGTTGAGTTTTTCAATGATATCTCTGTTACAAAAAATATTAATATAGAAGCAAAAATTGAAGAGCTTGAAGTTTATATGGATAGAACAAAGGCTCAAAAACTTGTAAATAATCTTTTATCAAATGCTATTAAATATAGCAAAAATAATTCTACTATAAAAGTTAGTCTTATAAATGGGATATTTAAAGTAGAAGATTTTGGTATTGGTATAAGTGAAAAGGAACAAAAAGAGATATTTAAACGTTTTAAAAGAGGTAAAAATATTGAAGGTGGCTTTGGAATAGGTTTAGATATTGTAAATAGGATTTGTAAATCTTATAACCTAAAGATAAACCTAGATTCTAAAGAGAATCAAGGTTCAACCTTTAGTATTGATTTTACATCAGTTATTTGCCAATAG
- a CDS encoding NUDIX hydrolase, translated as MNNKIENFKIEPLDEPEYVHPVKIKYTQNGKDKTWEAVKNFDSVAILLYHEEKDSFVLVKQFRPAVYLNDESKKFTYELCAGLVDKNTTLEQIAKEEIDEECGFDVPVESIEKITSFYTNVGVSGGCQHLYYAKINDSMKIHEGGGIHDEQIELMYLPLNEYKEFIYDESKAKTPGLMFAFMWFMENRI; from the coding sequence ATGAATAATAAAATAGAGAACTTTAAAATAGAACCTTTAGATGAACCAGAGTATGTTCATCCTGTAAAAATAAAATATACACAAAATGGTAAAGATAAAACTTGGGAAGCTGTTAAGAATTTTGATTCAGTAGCAATCTTACTTTACCATGAAGAAAAAGACTCTTTTGTTTTAGTAAAACAGTTTAGACCAGCAGTTTATTTAAATGATGAAAGTAAGAAGTTTACCTATGAACTTTGTGCGGGACTTGTTGATAAAAACACTACTTTAGAGCAAATTGCAAAAGAAGAGATAGATGAAGAGTGTGGTTTTGATGTTCCTGTAGAGAGTATTGAAAAAATTACATCTTTTTATACAAATGTTGGAGTAAGTGGAGGTTGTCAACATCTTTATTATGCAAAGATAAATGACAGTATGAAAATCCATGAAGGTGGTGGAATACATGATGAGCAAATAGAACTTATGTATTTACCTCTTAATGAGTATAAAGAGTTTATTTATGATGAATCAAAAGCAAAGACTCCTGGATTGATGTTTGCATTTATGTGGTTTATGGAAAATAGAATCTAG
- a CDS encoding ion transporter gives MKFAQELNVIFENPSKHKYGYYVQVLIYLNILVSIGVMFLETEKSLSEYFELFKTINMINIFLFTIEYLLRVYSKTRKRIKYMLTPLMIIDLIVLIPFYLSFLNIDLGFLRGLRILRIFKLFRLAKFNEFDKMILDIIKEKKEELFYIVVVLFILLFTLTPLVYYFESKAQPEVYSSMGTTLWWAVITFTTVGYGDMYPITTVGRILTTIVSILGIAFYAIPGSIFTSSLLDKINQRRNKRRRR, from the coding sequence ATGAAGTTTGCACAAGAATTAAACGTAATCTTTGAAAACCCTTCAAAGCACAAGTATGGATATTATGTTCAAGTTTTAATTTATCTAAATATTCTAGTTAGCATAGGAGTGATGTTTTTAGAGACAGAAAAATCTTTAAGTGAATATTTTGAACTTTTTAAAACTATTAATATGATAAATATATTTTTATTTACTATTGAGTATTTATTAAGAGTCTATTCTAAAACAAGAAAACGAATAAAATATATGTTAACTCCTTTAATGATTATTGATTTAATAGTTTTAATACCTTTTTATCTATCATTTTTAAATATCGATTTAGGTTTTTTAAGAGGACTAAGAATACTTAGGATTTTCAAGCTTTTTAGACTAGCAAAGTTTAATGAGTTTGATAAAATGATTTTAGATATAATAAAAGAGAAAAAAGAGGAGCTATTTTATATAGTTGTAGTTCTTTTTATTCTTCTTTTTACTCTAACTCCTTTAGTTTACTATTTTGAGTCAAAAGCCCAGCCAGAAGTGTATTCAAGTATGGGTACAACTTTATGGTGGGCTGTGATAACTTTTACAACTGTTGGGTATGGAGATATGTATCCAATAACAACAGTAGGTAGAATTTTAACTACAATAGTTAGTATATTAGGAATTGCTTTTTATGCAATCCCTGGAAGTATTTTTACAAGTAGTTTACTTGATAAGATAAACCAAAGACGAAATAAAAGAAGAAGACGATAA
- a CDS encoding MBL fold metallo-hydrolase, with product MSSCAQNTKKLTSSKQHYENGVFKNLEMSYDSSFSTFLSNVWAFLTDKTENKIPEDNTIPIVKLTSKDIENMPNNSVVRLVHSTLLFKVDNKYILTDPVFSESITPFPFVAPTRFHKLPITIEELPFIDIVIISHNHYDHLDAPSIVKLKDKVGHFYTTLGVKQNLLDLGIDTMKVCELDWWQSCTKGSLSLTATPAQHFSGRGLFDRNKTFWSSWVINSSESKIFFSGDTGYFSGFKKIADKFGPFDMTFLEAGAYNERWKEVHMMPEETIRAHQDLKGKILFPIHNSSFKLSNHAWNEPLKKISKEAREKNILITHPKMGEIISLLKYKQTQKWWEQQ from the coding sequence ATGTCAAGTTGTGCACAAAACACAAAGAAGTTAACAAGTTCAAAACAACACTATGAAAATGGTGTATTTAAAAACCTTGAAATGAGTTATGATTCAAGTTTTAGTACCTTTTTGTCCAACGTATGGGCTTTTTTGACAGATAAAACTGAAAACAAAATACCAGAAGATAATACAATTCCAATTGTTAAACTAACCTCTAAAGATATTGAAAATATGCCTAATAACTCTGTAGTTAGATTGGTACATTCAACTTTACTATTTAAAGTAGATAATAAATATATTTTAACTGACCCAGTATTCTCTGAGTCAATTACACCTTTTCCTTTTGTTGCTCCTACAAGATTTCATAAATTACCAATTACCATTGAAGAGTTGCCTTTTATAGATATAGTTATTATTTCACATAATCATTACGACCATTTAGATGCCCCAAGTATCGTAAAACTTAAAGATAAAGTAGGACATTTTTATACTACTCTTGGAGTAAAACAAAACTTATTAGACTTAGGCATAGATACTATGAAAGTATGTGAACTAGATTGGTGGCAATCTTGTACAAAAGGAAGCCTTTCATTAACTGCAACCCCAGCACAACATTTTTCAGGGCGTGGCTTATTTGATAGAAATAAGACTTTTTGGTCTTCATGGGTTATTAACTCTTCGGAATCTAAAATCTTTTTTAGTGGAGATACGGGATATTTTAGTGGTTTTAAAAAAATTGCAGATAAGTTTGGTCCCTTTGATATGACGTTTTTAGAAGCCGGAGCTTATAATGAACGCTGGAAAGAAGTTCATATGATGCCTGAAGAGACAATAAGGGCTCATCAAGATTTAAAAGGAAAAATACTTTTTCCTATACATAACAGTAGTTTTAAACTCTCAAATCATGCTTGGAATGAACCTTTAAAAAAAATTTCTAAAGAAGCTAGAGAAAAAAATATTTTAATAACTCATCCCAAAATGGGAGAGATTATTTCTTTACTAAAGTATAAACAAACACAAAAGTGGTGGGAACAACAATAA
- a CDS encoding MFS transporter: protein MKEKKEVNPIWGAVWAMALCAFVLIASEFMPVSLLTPIANDLTITEGYAGQSISISGLFALFTSLFLTTIVGKIDRKSILLFFTILMGISGIIVAFAPNATILMIGRAILGICIGGFWSMSAATAMRLVPKDKVPKALAIINGGNALATTIAAPLGSYLGGIIGWRGAFFCIVPIAIIAFIWQYKSMPSLPSQHSYGHRPKLSSVFKLLKQWKVTLGIVSVMLFFMGVFSLFTYLRPFLEVKTKLDVQMISLALLALGIAGLIGTFIIGNLLKTKLFSLLIVIPFLMMFLAIGFILFGNSVTWVFILISLWGLFATSAPVAWWTWLSQTLPNDAEAGGGLMVAVIQLSITLGAALGGLLFDAYGYEITFVFSAIILAISAIMSSITAFYTVKNR from the coding sequence ATGAAAGAAAAAAAAGAAGTTAATCCTATCTGGGGAGCAGTTTGGGCAATGGCACTTTGTGCTTTTGTCTTAATTGCATCAGAGTTTATGCCAGTAAGTCTACTTACACCTATTGCTAATGATTTAACAATTACTGAAGGATATGCAGGTCAATCAATATCTATTTCCGGGCTATTTGCACTCTTTACAAGTTTATTTCTTACTACTATAGTAGGTAAAATCGATAGAAAAAGTATACTTCTATTTTTTACTATTTTAATGGGAATATCAGGAATAATAGTTGCTTTTGCACCAAATGCAACAATTTTGATGATAGGAAGAGCAATTCTAGGTATTTGTATAGGTGGTTTTTGGTCTATGTCTGCTGCAACTGCAATGAGACTTGTTCCTAAAGATAAAGTTCCAAAAGCACTTGCTATTATAAATGGCGGAAATGCATTAGCAACAACAATTGCTGCACCTCTTGGAAGTTATTTAGGTGGAATTATTGGATGGAGAGGAGCATTTTTTTGTATTGTTCCAATTGCAATTATTGCATTTATTTGGCAATATAAATCTATGCCATCATTACCATCACAGCACTCTTATGGCCATAGACCAAAACTAAGCAGTGTATTTAAACTTTTAAAACAATGGAAAGTTACTCTAGGAATAGTTTCGGTTATGTTATTTTTTATGGGAGTATTTTCTCTTTTTACTTATCTAAGACCCTTTTTAGAAGTAAAAACAAAACTAGATGTTCAGATGATATCTTTAGCTCTTTTAGCTTTAGGTATTGCAGGCTTAATTGGAACATTTATTATTGGAAACCTATTAAAAACAAAACTATTTAGTTTACTAATAGTTATTCCTTTTTTAATGATGTTTCTTGCTATAGGTTTTATTTTATTTGGAAACTCTGTTACTTGGGTATTTATATTAATAAGTCTATGGGGACTATTTGCAACTTCAGCCCCAGTTGCTTGGTGGACTTGGCTTAGTCAAACACTACCAAATGATGCAGAAGCTGGTGGTGGATTAATGGTTGCAGTTATTCAATTATCTATTACTTTAGGAGCAGCACTTGGTGGACTGTTATTCGATGCATATGGATATGAGATAACATTTGTTTTTAGTGCCATAATTTTAGCTATTTCTGCAATAATGTCAAGTATTACTGCATTTTACACAGTCAAAAATAGATAG
- a CDS encoding NAD(P)-dependent alcohol dehydrogenase, which translates to MNKTKKQEQTRREFLRNSALVGAGVVFTTQPVNIFAETKGNKMSNTVKTKGYAAFDESGEIKPWEFERRPVEDNDILIEIKAASICHSDIHQEKGHWGKQQYPQVPGHEIAGVVTQVGKNVRKFKVGDRAGVGCMVNGCTTCEEEQYHPDTKFTYGYPEEKEPTGITQGGYSTHLVVRDHFAVHLPDNISFEKAAPLLCAGITTYSPLIKADIKKGDKVGVAGIGGLGHLAVKIAVSKGAQVYAFTTSADKVQDIKGFGAKEVIVVDEELKAIQPYAGQLDYMISTIPYQFNVAAYANAVKPYGYFTMVGMPIGFELTLSNIGLAFNRVNFNASLIGGMKETQEMVDYCAKNDVLPEIQIIKAQEITQAWKNVENKKARYRYVIDTATI; encoded by the coding sequence ATGAACAAAACTAAAAAACAAGAACAAACAAGAAGAGAATTTTTAAGAAATTCAGCTTTAGTTGGTGCAGGAGTAGTATTTACTACACAACCTGTAAATATATTTGCAGAAACAAAAGGAAATAAAATGAGTAATACAGTAAAAACAAAAGGATATGCAGCATTTGATGAATCAGGAGAAATCAAACCTTGGGAGTTTGAAAGAAGACCTGTTGAAGATAATGATATTTTAATAGAAATTAAAGCAGCAAGTATTTGTCACTCAGATATTCACCAAGAAAAAGGTCACTGGGGAAAACAACAATATCCACAAGTGCCAGGTCATGAGATTGCCGGTGTTGTAACACAAGTTGGGAAAAATGTAAGAAAATTTAAAGTTGGTGATAGAGCTGGTGTTGGTTGTATGGTAAATGGTTGTACAACTTGTGAAGAAGAGCAATATCATCCAGATACTAAATTTACATATGGTTATCCAGAAGAAAAAGAGCCTACTGGTATCACTCAAGGTGGATACTCTACACACTTAGTTGTAAGAGATCATTTTGCAGTACATTTACCAGATAATATTAGTTTTGAAAAAGCAGCCCCACTATTATGCGCTGGTATTACTACTTATTCACCATTAATAAAAGCAGACATTAAAAAAGGTGATAAAGTTGGTGTTGCTGGAATTGGTGGACTAGGACACCTAGCTGTTAAAATTGCTGTTTCAAAAGGTGCCCAAGTTTATGCCTTCACGACAAGTGCTGATAAAGTACAAGATATCAAAGGTTTTGGAGCAAAAGAAGTAATTGTAGTTGATGAAGAGTTAAAAGCTATTCAACCATATGCTGGACAATTAGATTATATGATTTCAACTATTCCTTATCAGTTTAATGTAGCTGCTTATGCAAATGCTGTTAAGCCTTATGGTTACTTTACTATGGTTGGTATGCCTATAGGATTTGAACTTACACTAAGTAATATTGGGCTTGCTTTTAATAGAGTTAATTTTAATGCTTCACTTATTGGTGGGATGAAAGAAACACAAGAAATGGTTGATTATTGTGCAAAAAATGATGTTTTACCAGAGATTCAAATAATTAAAGCCCAAGAAATCACTCAGGCTTGGAAAAATGTTGAAAACAAAAAAGCTAGATATAGATACGTAATCGATACTGCTACTATATAA
- a CDS encoding cupin domain-containing protein: MKYLNKDEFEKANMFGTGVPNDNYAKYFIGDSFLNFLVKPGEAPIFMANVTFEPACRNNWHIHKAKSGGGQMLICTAGEGWLVLEGQEPQELKEGSIGIIPPNTKHWHGAKKDSWFSHISVEIPGEETSNEWLEPVDDEYYNNLK, translated from the coding sequence ATGAAATATTTAAATAAAGATGAATTTGAAAAAGCAAATATGTTTGGTACTGGTGTACCAAATGATAACTATGCTAAATATTTCATTGGAGATTCATTTTTAAATTTTTTAGTTAAACCAGGTGAAGCTCCTATTTTCATGGCAAATGTGACATTTGAACCAGCCTGTAGAAATAACTGGCATATCCACAAAGCGAAAAGTGGTGGTGGACAAATGCTTATTTGTACAGCAGGTGAAGGGTGGCTAGTTCTAGAAGGACAAGAACCGCAAGAGTTAAAAGAAGGTTCAATTGGAATTATTCCACCAAATACAAAACACTGGCATGGAGCTAAAAAAGATAGTTGGTTTAGTCATATCTCTGTTGAGATTCCTGGAGAAGAGACTTCAAATGAATGGCTTGAACCTGTGGATGATGAGTATTATAATAACTTAAAATAA
- a CDS encoding cyclophilin-like fold protein: MKISVVSNGNTTVFELNNSQASKDLYSQLPLTIAVENFGDNEKIFYPPTKLSVNNTPKANAKNGTLAYYAPWADVVMFYKDFGSASGLYELGECTSGLEYISKMSGTIKIDKQ, encoded by the coding sequence ATGAAAATAAGTGTAGTTTCAAATGGAAATACTACAGTTTTTGAATTAAATAATTCACAAGCTTCAAAAGACTTATATTCACAATTACCACTAACTATTGCAGTTGAAAACTTTGGAGATAATGAAAAGATTTTTTATCCACCAACAAAGTTATCAGTTAACAACACTCCAAAAGCAAATGCTAAAAATGGAACACTAGCTTATTATGCTCCATGGGCAGATGTAGTTATGTTTTATAAAGACTTTGGAAGTGCAAGTGGTTTATATGAATTAGGAGAGTGTACCTCAGGCTTAGAATATATATCTAAAATGAGTGGAACAATTAAAATAGATAAACAATAA
- a CDS encoding MFS transporter, producing the protein MVFAASAAPIPLYDIYRQEEGLTYNDLALTAVVYFIGAISALLIFGRVSNHLGRKPVAFLIFVLTFISTLMLLDIDSAQSLIIARLLLGIACGLASSAISSYIVDSAHGLPSWIPSAIISNSPMVGLTLGALMSGSLVEFAPYPRALCYVVILCILGLCSILIMFSKESVKKNKGLIKSLKPKFSLPQTDKRLYPIAASTFVATWAMGAFYQAFGPSIAVDQLGTHSTLMVAILFSSYLLPSAIGGPLTTKLTSANAQRIGMVIFTFAVFGILASLKLSMISLFILSSAIAGASQGAVLTGSIRSLLADINIKQRAGVLSLIYATSYTGAAVSSFIAGQLSHYMNLFHVSIFYGVLAFIVCITTLIFAKNPKHTNL; encoded by the coding sequence ATGGTTTTTGCAGCTTCTGCAGCACCTATCCCATTGTATGACATATATAGACAAGAAGAAGGCTTAACATATAATGATTTAGCACTTACTGCTGTTGTTTATTTTATTGGAGCTATTTCAGCTCTTTTAATATTTGGAAGAGTATCAAATCATTTAGGTAGAAAACCAGTTGCTTTTTTAATTTTTGTACTTACCTTTATATCAACACTTATGTTATTAGATATTGATTCTGCTCAATCACTAATCATTGCAAGATTATTGCTAGGTATTGCTTGTGGGCTTGCTTCAAGTGCTATCAGCTCATATATAGTTGATTCAGCCCATGGTTTACCATCTTGGATTCCTTCTGCAATTATAAGTAATTCTCCTATGGTAGGTCTTACTTTAGGTGCACTTATGAGTGGAAGTTTAGTTGAATTTGCACCTTATCCTAGAGCTTTATGTTATGTAGTTATATTATGTATTCTAGGTCTTTGTTCAATACTAATTATGTTTAGCAAAGAGTCCGTCAAGAAAAATAAAGGCTTAATAAAATCGCTTAAACCAAAATTTTCTTTGCCTCAAACAGACAAAAGACTTTATCCTATTGCAGCATCTACTTTTGTTGCAACTTGGGCTATGGGTGCTTTTTATCAAGCATTTGGACCATCTATTGCAGTTGACCAATTAGGAACACATAGTACTCTTATGGTTGCTATTTTATTTTCATCATATTTACTTCCTAGTGCAATTGGAGGTCCTTTAACTACTAAATTAACTTCTGCAAATGCACAAAGAATAGGAATGGTTATTTTTACATTTGCTGTTTTTGGAATATTAGCTTCTTTAAAACTATCTATGATTTCACTATTTATTTTATCTAGTGCAATTGCAGGAGCATCACAAGGTGCAGTTTTAACAGGAAGTATTCGTTCACTTCTTGCAGATATAAATATAAAACAAAGAGCTGGTGTATTGTCATTAATATATGCAACTTCATATACAGGAGCAGCAGTATCAAGTTTTATTGCAGGTCAACTTTCACACTATATGAATCTATTTCATGTATCAATATTCTATGGAGTTTTAGCATTTATAGTTTGTATCACAACACTTATTTTTGCAAAAAACCCAAAGCATACAAATTTATAG
- a CDS encoding iron-containing alcohol dehydrogenase — translation MEFSFHNPTGIEFGKGKIKEIANLIPKDKKVLVVYGGGSIKNNGAYDQVVEALSGHEWLEFGGVEPNPTVETMNKAVELVKAEGVNYILAVGGGSVIDGSKYLAAASLYDGDGWDFLDGTAEVQEALPLAVVLTLAATGSESNNLTVVSRKTTDEKRMYFSDHSYPQFAVLDPSFMGTLSDRQLGNGLVDAFVHISEQYLTKTNDLLVNDGYAETLYKGLVTLAEKWSERRTLWWQENLMHICNQALNFQLANGVCQDWSTHIIGHELTAFYGLDHARSLAVILPHLIREMIDEKQDKLAQFGKNVFGIENNNEAIIEKIEEVFESVGVPTKLTAYEIDDKVVENVHSAFKSHGYTEIGENGTVTLDKVEKIINRSIAA, via the coding sequence ATGGAGTTTTCTTTTCATAATCCAACAGGAATAGAGTTTGGAAAAGGTAAAATTAAAGAGATAGCGAACCTAATCCCAAAAGACAAAAAGGTATTAGTAGTATATGGTGGTGGTTCTATTAAAAATAATGGAGCTTATGACCAAGTAGTTGAAGCTTTAAGTGGACATGAGTGGTTAGAGTTTGGTGGTGTTGAGCCAAACCCAACAGTTGAAACTATGAATAAAGCAGTAGAATTAGTAAAAGCTGAGGGTGTTAATTATATCCTTGCAGTTGGTGGTGGTTCTGTTATTGATGGTTCAAAATATCTTGCAGCAGCATCTTTATATGATGGTGATGGATGGGATTTCCTAGATGGTACAGCAGAAGTTCAAGAAGCTCTTCCTTTAGCAGTTGTATTAACTTTAGCAGCAACTGGTTCTGAATCAAATAACTTAACAGTTGTATCAAGAAAAACTACAGATGAAAAAAGAATGTATTTCTCAGATCATTCTTACCCACAATTTGCAGTATTAGACCCATCATTTATGGGAACTTTATCTGACAGACAATTAGGAAATGGTTTAGTTGATGCATTTGTTCATATTTCTGAGCAATACTTAACAAAAACAAATGACCTTTTAGTAAATGATGGTTATGCTGAAACTTTATACAAAGGTTTAGTTACACTAGCTGAAAAATGGAGTGAGAGAAGAACATTATGGTGGCAAGAAAACTTAATGCACATCTGTAATCAAGCACTTAACTTCCAATTAGCAAATGGTGTTTGCCAAGACTGGTCAACTCACATTATTGGACATGAATTAACTGCATTTTATGGATTAGACCATGCAAGATCTTTAGCAGTAATCTTACCTCACTTAATCAGAGAAATGATTGATGAGAAACAAGACAAATTAGCACAATTTGGTAAAAATGTATTTGGAATTGAAAACAATAACGAAGCTATTATAGAAAAAATTGAAGAAGTATTTGAATCTGTTGGTGTACCAACTAAATTAACTGCTTATGAGATTGATGATAAAGTTGTTGAAAATGTGCATAGTGCATTTAAATCTCATGGTTACACTGAAATTGGAGAAAATGGAACTGTTACTTTAGATAAAGTTGAAAAAATTATTAACAGATCTATTGCAGCGTAA
- a CDS encoding AraC family transcriptional regulator codes for MKKSIIENREILHIEDGIHDTNLKSVKIFKTKNYEPKSPLIYDVCLILVLQGKKIANLANNSFTFDCDNYLVVPTTLPLECETYATKEEPFICLLISLDRKIMYDIIEKLNHDSFKNKDENSFGIFSDKVTNEIEDATSKLLDILESKEESSILANGVLTELFYRIAIGKNAKMLHKMFLEENKESKIAKALKTIHDNYKDNIDTDTLARVCDMSVSSFHNHFKKITSHTPLQYIKKIRLTKAKDLLVKYDYKVVDVANELGYDNPSHFSRDFKSYFGFSPKEAKASC; via the coding sequence ATGAAAAAAAGTATTATTGAAAATAGAGAAATCCTACATATTGAAGATGGTATCCATGATACTAACTTAAAAAGTGTAAAGATATTTAAAACTAAAAACTATGAACCAAAGAGCCCTTTAATTTACGATGTATGTCTAATCCTTGTTTTGCAAGGGAAAAAGATTGCAAACCTAGCTAATAATAGTTTTACTTTTGACTGTGATAACTATCTTGTTGTTCCTACAACCTTACCCTTAGAGTGTGAAACTTATGCAACAAAAGAAGAACCTTTTATCTGCTTACTAATATCGCTAGATAGAAAAATCATGTATGATATTATTGAAAAACTAAATCACGACTCTTTTAAGAATAAAGATGAAAATAGCTTTGGTATTTTTTCTGATAAAGTTACAAATGAAATAGAAGATGCTACTTCAAAACTGTTAGATATTTTAGAGTCAAAAGAAGAATCAAGTATCTTAGCTAATGGTGTTTTAACTGAGTTATTTTATAGAATTGCCATTGGTAAAAATGCAAAGATGTTACATAAAATGTTTTTAGAAGAGAACAAGGAATCAAAAATAGCAAAAGCATTAAAAACTATTCATGATAACTATAAGGATAATATTGATACAGATACTCTTGCAAGAGTTTGCGATATGAGTGTTTCTTCATTTCATAATCATTTTAAAAAGATTACTTCACACACGCCACTGCAATATATAAAAAAGATAAGGCTAACAAAAGCAAAAGACTTATTAGTAAAATATGACTATAAAGTTGTAGATGTAGCCAATGAATTAGGTTATGATAACCCATCACATTTTAGTAGAGATTTTAAAAGTTATTTTGGATTTTCACCAAAAGAGGCAAAAGCCTCTTGTTAG